One window from the genome of Streptomyces sp. NBC_01476 encodes:
- a CDS encoding DUF6907 domain-containing protein: MPVDFLHTWTIETTVDHAVTGYLPAWAEGDPTATDVPLGRLAVVMADMSHQAPFDGQFVAVRCPSMETGTETSDVGDGQSSTEYILWGNIECSPYAQDPNLRVPVVNIAVIADFWINGLDPAGLADVAGKLRAQADRLDHEVRPALMAARADWAAHHRS, from the coding sequence GTGCCCGTAGATTTCCTTCATACGTGGACCATCGAGACGACCGTGGACCACGCAGTCACGGGCTACCTCCCTGCGTGGGCCGAGGGTGATCCGACCGCAACCGATGTTCCACTCGGACGACTGGCTGTCGTGATGGCCGACATGAGCCACCAAGCGCCCTTCGACGGTCAGTTCGTGGCGGTTCGCTGTCCGTCGATGGAGACGGGGACCGAGACCTCGGACGTTGGAGATGGCCAGTCCAGCACCGAGTACATCCTCTGGGGCAACATCGAGTGCAGCCCCTACGCCCAAGATCCGAACCTCCGTGTCCCGGTCGTAAACATCGCTGTCATCGCGGACTTTTGGATAAACGGTCTCGATCCGGCAGGTCTCGCCGATGTCGCCGGCAAGCTCCGCGCCCAGGCGGATCGCCTGGACCACGAGGTCCGGCCCGCACTCATGGCGGCACGCGCGGACTGGGCTGCGCACCACCGCAGTTGA
- a CDS encoding ATP-binding protein, whose translation MTDTPTAHPFRPPEPSPESALPRLLPWTTSEGKPAYLSAAGGFLSAVADDVEKVQLDSAQQVLDIAHVVLDNPEASHDELRFAGRRLRESLRDTLRVAVSRRLYARELSNSSCVVRRWPHDPRSVGPARHELRRALEAWGLGELADQAELVLSELLTNAVRHGIPAEGREIETRYKCIGAGVRIEVHDTNESRPVLQKAAADAESGRGLSLVDAVTGSRWGVSERDGVGKLVWAVVGAEGELPELAVLPSPSAGTKLLRAPRHRVPCPRPTVRRCP comes from the coding sequence ATGACCGACACCCCAACGGCCCACCCCTTCAGGCCCCCTGAGCCCAGTCCGGAATCCGCACTGCCGCGTCTGCTTCCGTGGACGACTTCGGAGGGGAAGCCTGCTTACCTGAGCGCCGCCGGCGGCTTCCTCTCTGCCGTCGCCGATGACGTTGAGAAGGTTCAGCTCGACTCGGCGCAGCAGGTGTTGGACATTGCCCATGTCGTGCTGGACAACCCCGAGGCCAGCCACGACGAACTGCGCTTCGCGGGAAGGCGGTTGCGCGAATCCCTCCGGGACACGCTGCGCGTGGCGGTGAGCAGACGGCTGTACGCGCGCGAGCTGTCGAACTCGTCGTGCGTGGTGAGGCGATGGCCGCACGACCCTCGATCCGTCGGGCCGGCTCGCCACGAACTGCGCCGCGCCCTGGAAGCATGGGGGCTGGGCGAGTTGGCGGACCAGGCCGAACTCGTCCTGTCCGAACTCCTCACCAACGCCGTCCGCCACGGAATCCCGGCGGAAGGGCGCGAGATTGAGACGCGGTACAAGTGCATAGGCGCGGGCGTACGGATCGAGGTGCACGACACCAACGAGTCCCGGCCGGTGCTTCAAAAAGCCGCCGCCGATGCGGAATCGGGCCGCGGTTTGAGCCTGGTCGATGCTGTTACGGGATCCCGCTGGGGAGTCAGCGAACGAGACGGGGTCGGGAAGTTGGTATGGGCAGTCGTCGGTGCAGAAGGCGAGCTGCCGGAGCTAGCCGTATTACCGAGTCCCAGCGCGGGAACGAAGCTTCTGCGGGCTCCGCGCCATCGAGTTCCGTGCCCTCGTCCAACAGTTCGGCGGTGCCCGTAG